One window from the genome of Babylonia areolata isolate BAREFJ2019XMU chromosome 13, ASM4173473v1, whole genome shotgun sequence encodes:
- the LOC143288776 gene encoding uncharacterized protein LOC143288776: protein MRFGNFFLLCLLLATMGTVVSAPAEPEPSLERTTARDWHFKWGGENCTQDFECISWICKHFRDQNGKVCASHPCRQEGDVCTHEHECCGENCNHTSDNRMGACVGRLHPCKRRGDICKRAYECCSKTCHPTFDHRQGVCIRGPPVWNCKAGVGGENCRQDIQCLSHTCKHFRDQNGKVCASRPCRQEGDVCTYDYECCGENCTHTSDNRMGACVGSFYPCRKIRDICEHDYQCCSDNCHLMIDNNLGLCDLA, encoded by the exons ATGAGATTCGGCAacttcttccttctttgtctgcTCCTGGCTACAATGGGGACTGTTG TTTCAGCTCCAGCTGAACCTGAACCGTCCCTCGAGAG AACAACAGCACGTGACTGGCACTTCAAGTGGGGAGgagaaaactgcacgcaagacTTTGAGTGCATCAGTTGGATTTGTAAGCATTTCCGGGATCAGAACGGCAAAGTTTGCGC TTCCCATCCCTGTAGACAAGAAGGAGATGTGTGCACACATGAGCACGAGTGCTGCGGTGAAAATTGTAACCATACCTCCGACAATCGCATGGGAGCTTGCGTTGGGCG TCTCCATCCCTGTAAAAGAAGAGGAGATATATGCAAACGTGCATACGAGTGCTGCAGTAAAACTTGTCACCCTACCTTCGACCATCGCCAAGGAGTTTGCATTCGGGG ACCACCTGTCTGGAACTGCAAGGCGGGAGTGGGAGGAGAAAACTGCAGGCAAGACATTCAGTGCCTCAGTCATACTTGTAAGCATTTCCGGGATCAGAACGGCAAAGTTTGCGC TTCCCGTCCCTGTAGACAAGAAGGAGATGTGTGCACATATGACTACGAGTGCTGCGGTGAAAATTGTACCCATACCTCCGACAATCGCATGGGAGCTTGCGTTGGGAG ttTCTATCCCTGTAGAAAAATACGAGATATATGCGAACATGACTACCAGTGCTGCAGTGATAACTGTCACCTTATGATCGACAATAACTTGGGACTTTGCGATCTGGCGTAA
- the LOC143289302 gene encoding uncharacterized protein LOC143289302, which translates to MSHYDHLNTRGRTQENIVPEVSPEPEPSLERPPVWNVKAGVGGENCRQDIQCLSHTCKHFRDQNGKVCASRPCRQEGDVCTYDYECCGENCTHTSDNRMGACVGSFYPCRKIRDICEHDYQCCSDNCHLMIDNNLGLCDLA; encoded by the exons atgtcccactatgaccatctGAACACCAGGGGCCGTactcaagagaacatcgtgcctgagg TTTCACCTGAACCTGAACCGTCCCTCGAGAG ACCACCTGTCTGGAACGTCAAGGCGGGAGTGGGAGGAGAAAACTGCAGGCAAGACATTCAGTGCCTCAGTCATACTTGTAAGCATTTCCGGGATCAGAACGGCAAAGTTTGCGC TTCCCGTCCCTGTAGACAAGAAGGAGATGTGTGCACATATGACTACGAGTGCTGCGGTGAAAATTGTACCCATACCTCCGACAATCGCATGGGAGCTTGCGTTGGGAG ttTCTATCCCTGTAGAAAAATACGAGATATATGCGAACATGACTACCAGTGCTGCAGTGATAACTGTCACCTTATGATCGACAATAACTTGGGACTTTGCGATCTGGCGTAA